From Thermoplasmatales archaeon, a single genomic window includes:
- a CDS encoding winged helix-turn-helix transcriptional regulator, with protein sequence MNARIDSIDRKIISLLQKNPNISQNEIAKEVELSQPSVSARIKRMRESGVLALMFGIDIKKVGLHVAKIELNKNYKKEFIKECPYILSIIETVDKNVLYLVSEDFSSLEAIAKKHFNMDDFEVVISSYPNLVLPIKIPEPNNGCGSCDCKNCDFYIKGKCIGCPSSPYYKGMLW encoded by the coding sequence GTGAATGCAAGAATAGATAGTATAGACAGGAAGATAATTTCCCTGCTCCAAAAAAATCCAAATATCTCTCAGAACGAGATTGCAAAAGAAGTGGAGTTATCTCAGCCTTCTGTAAGTGCAAGAATTAAAAGAATGCGCGAAAGTGGAGTTCTTGCATTGATGTTTGGAATAGATATTAAAAAAGTAGGGCTCCATGTTGCAAAAATAGAATTAAATAAAAATTATAAAAAGGAATTTATTAAGGAATGTCCTTACATTCTTTCCATAATTGAAACAGTTGATAAAAATGTTTTATATCTTGTAAGCGAGGATTTCTCAAGCCTTGAAGCAATAGCAAAGAAACACTTTAACATGGATGATTTTGAAGTTGTAATATCTTCCTATCCAAATTTAGTTCTTCCAATAAAAATTCCAGAGCCAAACAATGGATGCGGGAGTTGCGATTGCAAGAATTGTGATTTCTATATAAAGGGAAAATGCATTGGCTGTCCTTCTTCTCCATATTACAAAGGAATGCTATGGTAA
- the cas6 gene encoding CRISPR-associated endoribonuclease Cas6, with protein sequence MRLILKLEDEKTQAIENTYHKLQGFVYKLIRNDFSSIHDKKGYKFFCFSNIFPSKRESKIRNFIISSPSVEIINSIKDSLEIGKVVNIGEMQFRIKDFSTFNLRIPKRNLRIYSSTPIIIRIPEAKYEHYNIPQEERKARYVYWRPKYSFEAFVKQLTENLIKKFNDFYGTEISRYDLFEQFVFKKSVANEIIINGKAYPVVGSIWEFLWSNMDAMQRKIIEFGIDTGLGERNSMGFGFVNIAGYASVSSKSYL encoded by the coding sequence ATGAGGTTAATTCTAAAGCTTGAGGATGAAAAAACCCAGGCCATAGAAAATACCTATCACAAGCTCCAGGGATTTGTTTATAAATTGATAAGAAATGATTTTTCATCAATTCATGATAAAAAGGGATACAAGTTCTTCTGCTTTTCAAATATATTTCCTTCAAAAAGAGAAAGCAAAATCAGAAATTTTATAATTTCTTCTCCAAGCGTGGAAATTATAAACTCCATAAAGGATTCATTGGAAATAGGAAAGGTTGTAAATATAGGAGAAATGCAATTTCGCATTAAGGATTTTTCAACCTTTAATTTGAGAATCCCAAAAAGAAATTTACGAATTTATTCTTCAACTCCAATAATAATAAGAATTCCTGAAGCAAAATATGAGCATTATAATATTCCTCAAGAAGAAAGAAAGGCAAGATATGTTTATTGGCGTCCCAAATATAGCTTTGAGGCATTTGTTAAACAGCTAACAGAGAATTTAATAAAAAAATTCAATGATTTTTATGGAACAGAAATTTCAAGATATGATTTATTTGAACAATTCGTTTTTAAAAAATCTGTTGCAAATGAAATAATAATAAATGGAAAGGCATATCCAGTTGTTGGAAGTATCTGGGAATTTTTATGGAGCAATATGGATGCGATGCAAAGAAAAATTATTGAATTTGGCATAGATACTGGTCTCGGCGAAAGAAATAGCATGGGCTTTGGGTTTGTAAATATAGCAGGGTATGCTTCTGTATCATCAAAAAGTTACTTATAA
- the cas5b gene encoding type I-B CRISPR-associated protein Cas5, which produces MQQIDKVLVFDIWGDFAHFRRIETTTSPLTYSIPTGTALSGIVSAILGQERDSYYNVFHPENVRWAVRVLHPLKKIRININLINTKLGFYLWDIIQGKEQPRSPTPFEFLKEPKYRIYIWLKDKELQNKLKKYLQNHQSFYTPYLGISELIANFNFVGEFDNVIELKSKNKEEVHTVIRKDRSTLIVDEEGLHIVKERIPLFMDSNRVVREYVDVFFEANAKPLKVKDTSIYRIGNENVVFI; this is translated from the coding sequence ATGCAACAGATAGATAAAGTATTGGTATTTGATATTTGGGGTGACTTTGCGCATTTTAGGAGGATAGAAACTACAACATCCCCCTTAACATATTCTATCCCAACTGGAACAGCGCTGTCGGGCATTGTATCAGCTATTCTTGGACAAGAAAGAGATTCTTACTATAATGTGTTCCATCCCGAAAACGTTAGGTGGGCTGTAAGGGTGCTCCATCCATTGAAAAAAATCAGGATAAACATAAATTTAATTAATACTAAATTGGGATTTTACCTTTGGGATATTATTCAAGGTAAAGAACAACCACGTTCTCCTACCCCTTTTGAGTTTTTAAAGGAACCAAAATACCGAATTTATATTTGGCTAAAAGATAAAGAGTTACAAAATAAATTAAAAAAATATCTTCAAAACCATCAGAGTTTCTATACGCCCTACTTAGGCATAAGCGAGTTAATAGCAAATTTTAATTTCGTCGGTGAATTTGATAACGTGATTGAATTAAAATCAAAAAACAAGGAAGAGGTACATACAGTAATAAGAAAAGATAGATCCACGCTTATTGTAGATGAAGAAGGACTACACATCGTTAAGGAGAGAATTCCGCTATTTATGGATAGTAACAGAGTGGTTCGAGAATATGTGGATGTATTTTTTGAAGCAAATGCCAAGCCATTAAAAGTCAAAGATACCTCTATCTATAGAATAGGAAATGAAAATGTTGTTTTCATTTAA
- a CDS encoding radical SAM protein, translated as MKILLVFPKLEHGVTTYRDRRTPFVKLFGNPSLSLAQVAACSDGHEVTIVDENFEEINFDAKWDIVGINSLTMTAFRAYEIADKFRKKGVKVVLGGYHPSAMPEEAKEHADAVVIGEAEGIWNELLKDLEAGELKPFYYGPHVDAGEIPFPRRDLMKNKPLAEGVQTSRGCPNACDFCATSVFLGRKLRSRPIDAVVKEMKEIKNKVIIFRDPSLTINPNYSIELFKAIKPLKKKWIANGNINLLGRDEKFLKYAKEAGCIAWFVGFESINPASLKEAHKVSNKAEEYDKAIRKVREYRMGVIGGFIFGFDADTPEIFDTTLEAILQWEIDAAEFNILTPYPGTPLYERLEKEGRILTKDWSKYTQAHVVYQPKNMSPEELLEGMKHVIRGFYSMKETIKRVYRSIKMTKFAPYSLALPTINIAMRRYYWQEFIKGNDAEKLPPC; from the coding sequence ATGAAAATTTTGCTTGTATTCCCTAAGCTTGAGCATGGAGTTACAACTTACAGGGATAGAAGAACTCCTTTTGTAAAACTCTTTGGAAACCCTTCTTTAAGCCTTGCTCAGGTTGCTGCTTGCTCTGACGGGCATGAAGTAACAATAGTTGATGAAAATTTTGAAGAAATAAATTTCGATGCAAAATGGGACATTGTTGGAATAAATTCTCTTACAATGACCGCTTTTCGGGCCTATGAGATTGCAGACAAATTCAGGAAAAAAGGCGTGAAAGTTGTGCTGGGTGGGTATCATCCAAGCGCCATGCCAGAGGAAGCAAAGGAGCATGCGGATGCGGTCGTTATAGGAGAGGCGGAAGGAATATGGAATGAACTGCTGAAAGATTTGGAAGCAGGGGAACTAAAGCCATTTTACTATGGCCCACATGTTGATGCGGGAGAAATTCCATTTCCAAGGAGAGATTTGATGAAAAATAAACCTCTTGCAGAAGGGGTTCAGACAAGCAGGGGTTGTCCAAATGCATGCGATTTCTGCGCTACTTCTGTTTTCCTTGGAAGAAAGTTGAGAAGCAGGCCAATTGATGCGGTTGTTAAAGAAATGAAGGAAATAAAAAATAAAGTAATAATCTTTAGAGACCCATCTCTTACAATAAACCCAAATTACAGCATAGAGCTTTTCAAGGCAATAAAACCTCTGAAGAAAAAATGGATTGCAAACGGAAATATAAATCTTCTTGGCAGAGATGAAAAATTTTTGAAATATGCAAAAGAAGCTGGGTGCATAGCCTGGTTTGTTGGGTTTGAATCAATAAATCCCGCAAGCCTAAAAGAAGCACATAAAGTTTCAAATAAAGCGGAGGAATATGATAAAGCAATAAGAAAAGTTAGAGAATATAGGATGGGGGTAATAGGTGGATTTATATTTGGTTTTGATGCAGACACACCAGAAATATTTGATACAACTCTCGAAGCAATTCTTCAATGGGAAATAGATGCTGCTGAATTCAATATTCTAACTCCATATCCTGGAACACCACTATATGAGAGACTGGAAAAAGAGGGAAGAATTCTAACTAAAGATTGGAGTAAATATACGCAAGCACATGTCGTATATCAACCAAAGAATATGTCGCCTGAAGAACTTCTTGAAGGAATGAAACATGTAATAAGAGGATTTTATTCAATGAAAGAAACCATAAAAAGAGTTTATAGATCAATAAAAATGACAAAATTCGCTCCATATTCTTTAGCTCTTCCTACAATAAATATTGCAATGAGAAGATATTACTGGCAGGAATTTATAAAGGGAAATGACGCTGAAAAACTTCCTCCTTGCTAA
- a CDS encoding DEAD/DEAH box helicase, whose protein sequence is MVKIDELQIEQSIKEILKEQGINELYPPQEKAIPYVLEGKNVVVSTPTASGKSLIAYLASLKTALNKGKSIYIVPLRTLAREKYEDLKKFEKIGIKVGISTGDLYDKGEKLGRYDIIVCTSEKADSLLRHNSEWIYEIRNVIIDEIHMINDASRGPTLEVIISRFMHMMPVQIVALSATIKNAYEIAEWLNAELIESDWRPVPLKQGVLFGRKIYFDDESFKEIENPKLEGIVEDTLRDGQILIFVNTRLSSQILAEKLKEITCRFCDEGLEEIANRILHEEEVTSISKKLAECIKKGCAFHHAGLTSNQRKIIEDNFKKGKIKCVVATPTMAMGINMPARRVIIKNLWRYCEPEGGMRPLPVMEVKQMMGRAGRPGYDEEGEAILIARNRMEKERLWEEYIKSDIEPIYSKLSSEPLLRMHILALIATNFAITWEEIIDFFKKTFYVHQLGMLPEDKIWECLDFLERNEFIRSDGEKWRATPFGEKTSSLYLDPLSALKMRIALENKIGNSFAYLHAICATPDMRCISVSRKDEWLEEKINEENFLIPVPSIYDEEYDFFLSEVKTACMLEDWINEKKEDEIISKYQIGSGDIHARAETAEWLLYSMSEIARLFNFEAIPVLKKLEVRVKYGCKEELLNLVKLRGIGRIRARILYENGLKNIEMLGKASISMLKELPGIGEGVAKLIKEQVE, encoded by the coding sequence ATGGTAAAGATTGATGAACTGCAAATTGAACAAAGCATAAAGGAAATTTTAAAGGAGCAGGGAATAAATGAGCTATACCCGCCGCAGGAAAAGGCAATACCTTATGTTTTAGAAGGGAAAAATGTTGTTGTTTCCACTCCAACTGCTTCTGGAAAAAGCTTGATTGCATATTTAGCTTCGCTTAAAACTGCTTTAAATAAAGGAAAAAGTATTTATATTGTTCCTTTAAGAACTCTTGCAAGAGAAAAATATGAGGATTTAAAAAAGTTTGAAAAAATTGGAATAAAAGTTGGTATTTCAACCGGCGACTTATATGATAAAGGCGAAAAACTTGGCAGATATGATATAATTGTATGCACAAGCGAGAAAGCGGATTCTTTGTTAAGGCATAATTCAGAATGGATATATGAGATCAGGAATGTTATCATTGATGAGATTCATATGATAAATGATGCATCTCGTGGTCCAACTCTTGAAGTTATTATTTCAAGATTCATGCATATGATGCCTGTTCAAATAGTTGCTCTATCCGCAACAATAAAAAATGCTTATGAGATTGCGGAATGGCTTAATGCAGAGCTTATTGAATCTGACTGGAGGCCTGTTCCTTTGAAGCAGGGGGTGCTTTTTGGGAGGAAAATATATTTTGATGATGAGAGTTTTAAGGAAATAGAAAATCCGAAGCTTGAAGGAATAGTTGAAGATACCCTTCGTGATGGGCAAATCCTTATTTTTGTTAATACACGCTTATCATCTCAAATCCTTGCTGAAAAGCTAAAGGAAATAACCTGCAGATTTTGTGATGAGGGGCTTGAGGAAATAGCGAACAGAATTTTGCATGAGGAGGAGGTGACAAGCATATCTAAAAAACTCGCTGAATGCATTAAAAAAGGATGCGCTTTTCATCATGCAGGCCTTACATCCAATCAGAGAAAAATAATTGAAGATAATTTCAAGAAGGGAAAAATAAAATGTGTTGTTGCAACTCCAACAATGGCGATGGGAATAAACATGCCAGCAAGAAGGGTTATAATAAAAAATCTCTGGAGATACTGCGAGCCTGAAGGAGGCATGAGGCCCCTGCCAGTTATGGAAGTGAAGCAAATGATGGGAAGAGCGGGGAGGCCAGGATATGATGAAGAAGGAGAAGCGATATTAATTGCGAGGAATAGAATGGAGAAAGAGAGATTATGGGAAGAATATATAAAGTCGGATATTGAGCCAATTTACTCAAAACTTTCTTCTGAGCCACTGCTAAGGATGCATATTCTTGCATTGATAGCAACAAATTTTGCAATTACATGGGAAGAAATAATAGATTTTTTCAAAAAAACTTTTTATGTTCATCAGCTAGGAATGCTTCCAGAAGATAAAATATGGGAATGCCTTGATTTTTTGGAAAGAAATGAATTTATCAGGAGTGATGGAGAAAAATGGAGAGCAACTCCTTTTGGGGAGAAGACATCAAGCCTTTATCTAGATCCTCTGAGCGCATTAAAAATGAGAATTGCTCTTGAAAATAAAATTGGAAATAGCTTTGCCTATCTTCATGCAATATGTGCAACACCTGATATGAGATGTATCTCTGTTAGTAGAAAAGATGAATGGCTCGAGGAAAAAATAAATGAGGAGAATTTTCTTATTCCAGTTCCATCAATATATGATGAAGAATATGATTTTTTCCTTTCAGAGGTTAAAACCGCCTGCATGCTTGAAGATTGGATAAATGAAAAAAAAGAAGATGAGATAATTTCAAAATATCAGATTGGCTCTGGAGATATTCATGCAAGAGCAGAAACCGCTGAATGGCTTCTTTATTCAATGTCGGAAATTGCAAGGCTATTTAATTTTGAGGCAATTCCTGTATTGAAAAAGCTTGAAGTGAGAGTTAAATATGGATGTAAAGAAGAGCTTCTTAATCTGGTTAAGCTTCGAGGCATAGGAAGGATTAGGGCAAGGATTTTATATGAAAATGGCCTGAAAAATATTGAAATGCTTGGAAAAGCAAGCATCTCCATGCTCAAGGAATTGCCAGGTATAGGAGAAGGAGTTGCTAAATTGATAAAGGAGCAGGTGGAGTGA
- a CDS encoding CRISPR-associated endonuclease Cas3'', whose protein sequence is MKMLFSFKLKSHPNKLLKNHLENVAKLSTDIVNSKYIEDKEIFSKIAYLIGISHDFGKATTFFQKMLNGGEETIYANHGFLSSLFGYYLTKNHLQKIKRLEELWHIPLIAWIVINKHHGDIKNVGEASGEISKLEDDRQMEVCLKQMEDIRENSLKEIVAIYSELIKEFKIEDLFQDFFKIFNNLNDAKKFAKEIRHDLIKLSREEDIKYYFDILFLYSILLDADKLDASDTNIPHRIKITKNLIDDYKKIEFSGTEDNDINRVREKAYREVQDSINSLDIKKERILSINLPTGFGKTLTGLSFALKLREKIEEEFGFIPRIIYSLPFLGIIDQNAKVIEDAFKIVKEYKEVPSNLFLKHHHLADIEYKEEKNNELNPIKNINKSLLLTEGWYSEIIITTFVQLFHSLITNRNRSARKFHNIINSIIILDEIQSIPTKYWLLINKVLDYLSKKFNCWVILMTATEPLIFEKEKETKSLIKNREEYFSMFNRFVLDFNVAEKGLYCFSEEIYNEILKEKDKNIMVILNTIDACKKMYEHIKNNLLNYYRIDSSESIIDNDGICVLSDLELINLSTHILPASRLERIKRIKKDRKRKIIITTQLVEAGVDISVDIIYRDMAPLDCIIQSAGRCNRNNQNCGTVHVIVLKDDKTSKKYWQYIYDNTLVGATEEVIKKFGNLVSEKEFVLSAQENYYKLINERKKHDDSEQILNHLKRLNFSEIKEFKLIEELISLSIFVEIDEKAKDIREKVESILLSKNKLEKWENLLKIKKEFNKYILSIKLPKEEYLNLPQLGDMGDFKYIPFKNIRDWYKSDIGFQVPGKSDIEFRTL, encoded by the coding sequence ATGAAAATGTTGTTTTCATTTAAATTAAAATCCCACCCTAATAAACTACTCAAAAATCATCTCGAAAATGTTGCAAAATTATCAACTGATATTGTAAACTCAAAATATATAGAAGATAAAGAGATTTTTTCCAAAATAGCTTATTTGATCGGAATTTCTCATGATTTCGGAAAAGCGACCACATTCTTTCAGAAAATGTTAAATGGTGGCGAAGAAACCATATATGCTAACCATGGCTTTTTATCTTCATTGTTTGGATATTACCTAACTAAAAACCATCTTCAAAAAATAAAAAGATTAGAAGAATTGTGGCATATACCTCTAATAGCATGGATTGTTATTAATAAACATCACGGTGATATTAAAAATGTAGGAGAAGCTAGTGGGGAAATCTCTAAATTAGAGGACGATCGTCAAATGGAAGTTTGTCTTAAACAAATGGAAGATATAAGGGAAAATAGTTTAAAAGAAATTGTCGCGATTTACTCAGAACTAATAAAAGAATTTAAAATTGAAGATTTATTTCAAGATTTTTTTAAGATTTTCAACAATTTAAATGACGCAAAAAAATTCGCAAAGGAAATACGCCATGATCTTATTAAACTTTCAAGGGAGGAAGATATAAAATACTATTTTGATATCCTGTTCCTTTATTCTATTCTTTTAGATGCTGATAAGTTAGATGCCTCGGATACGAATATTCCACATAGGATAAAAATCACGAAGAATTTGATAGACGACTATAAGAAAATAGAATTTAGTGGAACTGAGGATAATGATATTAACAGAGTTAGAGAGAAAGCATACAGAGAAGTACAAGATTCAATAAATAGCTTAGATATCAAAAAGGAGAGAATTTTATCCATAAACCTCCCGACAGGATTTGGTAAAACGCTAACTGGTTTATCTTTTGCATTAAAACTTAGAGAAAAAATAGAAGAGGAGTTTGGATTTATCCCAAGAATAATCTACTCTTTGCCTTTCTTGGGCATAATAGATCAAAACGCTAAAGTAATAGAAGATGCATTTAAAATCGTAAAAGAGTATAAGGAAGTGCCTTCAAATTTATTTTTAAAGCACCATCACTTAGCAGATATTGAATACAAGGAAGAGAAGAATAACGAATTAAATCCTATCAAAAACATCAATAAATCTCTATTGCTAACTGAGGGTTGGTATTCCGAAATAATAATAACAACTTTCGTTCAGCTATTTCATAGTTTGATTACAAATAGAAATCGCTCTGCTAGAAAGTTTCATAATATCATTAACTCAATAATAATTCTGGATGAAATTCAATCGATCCCTACGAAATACTGGCTTCTAATCAACAAGGTGTTGGATTACTTAAGTAAAAAGTTCAACTGTTGGGTAATATTAATGACAGCTACAGAGCCACTTATTTTCGAAAAGGAGAAAGAAACAAAGAGTTTAATAAAAAACAGAGAAGAATACTTTAGTATGTTTAATAGATTTGTACTTGATTTTAACGTTGCTGAGAAAGGCTTGTATTGTTTCTCCGAAGAAATTTATAATGAAATTTTAAAAGAAAAAGACAAGAACATAATGGTGATATTAAATACTATCGATGCTTGCAAAAAGATGTATGAACACATAAAAAACAACTTGCTGAATTACTATAGGATTGACTCATCGGAAAGTATTATTGATAATGATGGAATTTGTGTTCTTAGTGACCTAGAGCTTATAAATCTATCAACTCACATTTTACCAGCTTCTAGGTTGGAAAGAATTAAAAGAATTAAAAAAGATCGCAAAAGAAAAATCATTATAACTACACAATTGGTCGAAGCGGGGGTGGATATCAGTGTTGATATCATTTATCGAGATATGGCCCCGTTAGATTGTATAATACAAAGCGCAGGAAGATGTAACAGAAATAATCAAAATTGTGGGACAGTTCATGTCATTGTGTTAAAGGATGATAAAACCAGCAAAAAGTATTGGCAGTATATTTACGACAATACTCTTGTAGGAGCTACAGAAGAAGTAATTAAAAAATTTGGTAATTTGGTAAGTGAGAAAGAATTTGTTCTTTCTGCACAGGAAAATTACTATAAATTGATAAACGAAAGAAAAAAACATGATGATTCTGAGCAAATTTTAAATCACTTAAAAAGATTAAATTTTAGCGAGATAAAAGAGTTTAAATTGATTGAGGAGTTAATATCTCTTTCTATATTTGTTGAAATTGACGAAAAAGCAAAAGATATAAGAGAAAAAGTTGAAAGTATATTATTATCAAAAAACAAATTAGAAAAATGGGAAAATCTTTTGAAAATTAAAAAAGAATTCAACAAATACATTCTTTCAATAAAACTTCCTAAAGAAGAATATCTAAATCTACCTCAATTAGGCGACATGGGAGACTTTAAATATATACCCTTTAAAAACATAAGAGATTGGTACAAATCAGATATAGGATTTCAGGTACCTGGAAAAAGCGATATTGAATTTAGGACATTATAA